Below is a genomic region from Argopecten irradians isolate NY chromosome 14, Ai_NY, whole genome shotgun sequence.
TTTATTATCGTGCTATctgattttctttatttctttttttttcagagaTTGCAGTAtctattttacatttcaattaaaacaaatcgTTTATTCAGTTCAGAATTCCAAAATCACATTTGCAAAGTGTAAGTGTTCATATGTACAATCAGTGATGGCATTAGATCACCAATGTTTACATTTAgatttaagataaaaagatgCCACGCCACTTATTAGACACGACACAATATATGTATAGTACCAGATATCGGTTCTACTTTAAATCGCTCATCTGGTAAAGCGTATGAATATCAAACATCTAATGGGTAACATAGCAGTGAATATCTTGtcttacaaaataaatacaactttaaaaagCTATGTGTGCTATAAGTGGCCGCAAATGTTAGCATGTTATTCTTTTCTGCTTGATAAGTCTAAACATGATATTCGAAAATTTCAGTCGAAATGAAGAAAACACACcaaaataacatattactgtatgATAAATACACATCATTTCAGTTGTTTCTTTATAAATTCTGTTCTTGTGATTTGTTACGAATAGGTCCATGCATGACGTTGTCACTTTCATTGTCGGCAAGTACAGTGATTCAACATATCTGTAGTGATTTTAGAGGGAAAGCGTTCAAGATTTATCATTTAATCCGTTCGATATCGTATGACTTATCACGTGTAATACATTTGCGCACATCACTAGTATAATATTACCTAAAGCGATTATCATTGGTTGGAAATGTGACCTCATGACTTGACGTCAGTAAATaatgatgtgacgtcacgattgGAAGGCGTCGTGACAAAGTAGCGGCCTCTGCAGGATGTTTGCAGCACAATTTGACGATGACATTCTTTGAAAATGCAGGTTGACACTGACCACGGCTAATTCATCTTGTGGTGACACCTAGCTGTCAATCATAACTTGTTATGGGTTCAGATTCTCTATTCGCTTTGGGTTTACAGCGACAATATACGCTttcacacacactcacacaactttgataaaaacatacattcttgataaaattgaaatgtattgtaGTAGAGAAAGAGAGCACAAAACTTGGTCTTAATCTTAATTACAGTAATTTTCTTTTCTAGGGCTAATGAAATATAGTTACAaagattattttattcttttatattttgtgcATTAAGTAATTGAACCAACTTAACCATGTTGGAATATCGGACAAAATATGGTTTTCTAATATGAAATCTTCATACACTTTGCATTTTTAAGGAAATAAAATTCACCCTCACTATCGTTAttgcaaaatgcaatattctcTGATTTCTTCTCCTTTCTATATATATTCACACCTTATGCAGATAACCGAGATGTATGCAATAATAAGATGTTTGTATGAAGTTAATTCGAAAGTATTTCCAGCAAAAGCCATCTGTATTAAAGTTTCTTATTTTTACCGAggctatggaaaaataaaattaaagctttcgaaggaaaaaaaaaagaaaatgcaggttgttgtagttatgtgatatttttttcaatttgtgttCATTGACGATTTATCTGACTTTTCTCTTGTACTAACATTGTTAAAGTTCATTCACATCGATAATGCTATAAGCATATAGGCGGTAAATAACCATTACACgtcattttgtaataaaatgcatattatttaaggtcaaatatttttagtattttacttCAGTCATCAACTACATTCAATTCAGTTCTTATCCAATTATccaattcattttaaaaataacttttagCACAAACAACACTTTCTGGTCTTTTGGTTAAGGTACATTGTTTGGATATATTTGCAAAGTATTTCTCTATTGCCGGACCGATTTTAAGCGTCGTTCCACGTTTTCACAAAGCCAGTAACTTTACTATGGTACATTCCATGGGTTATTATTAACTAGGAACAAAAATGCAACACCAGAATGAATACACATACAACAATACACATTTGTTTAAACGTGTCTTTAATACACGGACATTAAGACACTTCACTGAGTGGCTGGGGGTGTTGTAGATACTAGGTTATGGAGCGCTATCTGGGCAGCATGAGACGCGGTCTCCACGAAGTGTTCTCCAAGTAAGGCCAACTGTTGGGCGAACTCATTCAAGAAATCGGTGTCACTgtttacaaaacaatacaaaaataatcgattaagtaaacaaataaacaagaaTGCAGcgttatattattataaacgAGAATCGTGTTGTAAATGGCGAAAACCAGTATATTAAAAGTCAATTTGACATTACATCATTCTAATATTATGAAGTTGTTTCCCGAAGTTTAAAGTAAGCCATTTATTATTGCCTGGTAAGGTCAGTAgaaaagcactataaaaaggtatGAGTGCcaatatcacaaggagacacaacatgaatataccataacctcccaaaacataaagCAATTTACACATCGTACACATGGGAGGTCATCCTTTAATGATCCTGGATGTTTAGAACAAAACGTTATCAAGATTGTTCAAAGTGAACAACTGTTTTGAATCAGGCGATTGTAACGTGGCATTACTGTCTAACATCTTcaatcattattatttatttacataaaagCTAGAGATCGTAGTAATAATAGTGATCGTAGTAATAATAGTGATCGAGTAAATATAGTGatcgtatatatatagtgtacgTAACATATAGGATCgtagtaatatataaatataacaggaGTTACCTCCTCTTTGAAGACGTTGCCGGTACAGCGTTGTGGAGAGCGGTTTGAGCAGCCTGAGCCGCGGTTTCTACAAAGTGTTCACCCAGTAAGGCCAACTGCTGGGCGAACTGATTCAGGAAATCGGTGTCACTGTTGtggaaaatagaaaaaaaatattagaataaCTTTATTATCAAATGAAAGAATAAGACCTCTTTACTTCATGCTTTTTTCAAGGTGAAAAATATAGGTAAGTAGCTTTTGAATGACAGGTTGAAAAGGTTGAAAACCAAAGTTGACGAGTTACCTCCTCTTTGACGATGTTGCCGGTACAGCGTTGTGGAGAGCGGCAAACTGTTTACTCAGTAAGGCCAGCTGGTGGGCGAACTGATTCAGGAAATTGGTGTCGCTGTTGATTGTggaaaataaagaataacaaaAAGATTATCTATTTTAGAAGAATTGCATACGTTCATCATCCAttgatattaaatgtaaaatggcATTAATGACGAACTAAGATCACATCAACACCTGagaaattacaataaaacaagatAAAACCCTGAAAGCAATGCTCCTACATACACGGACCAATGAGGTCTTACCGATGAACATTCAGCTTCAGCTGTCAAAATATCAACTGTGTTGTTTTCTGATTGATCCCATAATACATAATACACCGTTTCCTCAAGAAAAAATAACCAATGACATTTCAGTAGAATCTCTCCATCGTTTCCTGAGAAATAACTCTAAAATATTTATAGAGGAATGGAGACGGAAAGGGAATTggatacagaaataaaaaaaaagtagccCAATATCTGCTGATGATGAGCAAAAATCGTGTTGTAAATGGCGAAAACCAGAATATTAAAAGTCAATTTGACATTACATCATTCTAATATCATTATGTTGTTTCCCGAAGTTTAATGTAAGTCATTGATAATTGTCTGGTAAAGTAAGTagaatagcactataaaaagggtaggAGAGGcaatatcacaaggagacacaacatgaataaacCATAACCTACCAATACGTAAAACCATTTACACATCGCACA
It encodes:
- the LOC138308163 gene encoding uncharacterized protein isoform X5, encoding MQICVVLCLVGLSASAVVPDTKRGSDTDFLNQFAQQLALLGEHFVETAAQAAQTALHNAVPATSSKRSDTDFLNQFAQQLALLGEHFVETAAQAAQTALHNAVPATSSKRSDTNFLNQFAHQLALLSKQFAALHNAVPATSSKRSDTDFLNQFAQQLALLGEHFVETAAQAAQTALHNAVPATSSKRSDTDFLNEFAQQLALLGEHFVETASHAAQIALHNLVSTTPPATQ